Part of the Pseudomonas chlororaphis genome, GAAGGCTCGTTCCGCGAGGACCTGTTCTATCGCCTCAACGTGCTCAACGTCGAAGTCCCGCCGCTGCGAGAGCGCGGCCAGGACATCCTGCTGCTGGCCCGTTACTTCATGCAGCAAGCCTGTGCCCAGATCCAGCGCCCGGTCTGCCGCCTCGCCCCCGGCACGTACCCGGCGCTGCTGGGCAATCGCTGGCCGGGCAACGTGCGGCAATTGCAGAACGTGATCTTCCGCGCCGCCGCCATCTGCGAAAGCAGCCTGGTGGACATTGGCGACCTGGACATCGCCGGCACCTCTGTCGCGCGCCAGGGCGACGTGGAGGTCGAGAGCCTGGAACAAGCCATGGAAGCCTTCGAGAAACACCTGCTCGAAAGCCTCTACGTCAACTACCCTTCGACCCGCCAGCTCGCCAGCCGCTTGCAAACCTCCCACACCGCGATCGCCCACCGGTTGCGCAAGTACGGGATTTCCAACAAGCCCTAGCTTGACTCGGTCCCTGTGGGAGCGGGCTTGCCCGCGAAAGCGGTGTGTCAGTCGACGTCAACCTGGCTGGCACACCGTCTTCGCGAACAAGCCCGCTCCCACAGGGTTCTGAGTCGTGGTCGAAATTGCGCCAAAAGCGACCTCTACCTGTACTGAAAGCGCTACAGTGGAACGATATCGCTACATCAAGCGGTAAGCTGCGCTGGATAAGGCTTTGATCCGGCAATGATTTTATCCAGGCATGCTGCTGTAGCGATTTCGCTACAGCGTCACCGCTCAACGCCGCCTCAATCCTCCTCAACTCATTGATCCATAAGCCCTTTTAAACATTGGCCGCATTCTTGCTATGGGTATAGCCATTCGGCCGGGCCAAGTCCCGCGCCTTTCTTCGCGTCCACCAGACGAATCTGGCCCCAGGAGTTTCCATGAGCGAGTTGCGTTTCACTGAAGATCACGAATGGCTGCGCACCGAAGCCGACGGCAGCGTTACAGTCGGCATCACCGCGTTTGCCCAGAACGCCTTGGGCGATGTGGTCTATGTTCAGTTACCGGAACTGCAAACCTACGCCAAGGGGGCTGAAGCCTCGACCGTGGAATCGGTGAAGGCCGCCAGCGGTGTCTACATGCCATTGGACGGTGACGTGCTGGAAGTCAACCCGGCCCTGGAAAGCAATCCGGAACTGGTCAACGAAGATCCGCTGGGCGAAGGCTGGTTTTTCCGCTTCACGCCGGCCAATCCCGCTGAAGTTGGCCAACTGTTGGATCAGGATGCCTACGACCGCCTGATCAAAGCCAACGCCCAAGCCTGAGGAGCGCCACATGACCGTTAATCTGGGCACCGCCAACGAATTCATCGCCCGTCACATCGGCCCACGGGCCAGCGACGAGCAAGCCATGCTAGAGCGCCTGGGCTACGACTCCCTGCAAGCCCTGAGCGCCAGCGTGATCCCTGAAAGCATCAAGGGCACCAGCGTGCTGGACATGGGGGACGGCCAGAGCGAAGCCGACGCACTGGCGTCGATCAAGGCCATCGCCAGCAAGAACCAACTGTTCAAGACCTACATCGGCCAGGGCTACTACAACTGCCACACGCCGGCACCGATCCTGCGCAACCTGCTGGAAAACCCGGCCTGGTACACCGCCTACACCCCGTACCAGCCAGAAATCTCCCAGGGCCGCCTCGAAGCACTGCTGAACTTCCAGACCCTGATCAGCGACCTCACCGGCCTGCCGATCGCCAACGCTTCCCTGTTGGACGAAGCCACTGCCGCCGCCGAAGCGATGACCTTCTGCAAGCGCCTGAGCAAAAACAAGGGCAGCAACGCCTTCTTCGCCTCCGTACACAGCCACCCGCAAACCCTCGACGTGTTGCGCACCCGTGCCGAGCCCCTGGGCATCGACGTGGTGGTCGGCGACGAACGCGAACTGAGCGACACCAGCCAATTCTTCGGTGCGCTGTTGCAATACCCGGCCAGCAACGGTGACGTGTTCGACTACCGCGCCCTGACCGAGCGTTTCCACGCCAGCAACGCCCTGGTCGCCGTCGCGGCCGACCTGCTGGCCCTGACGCTGCTGACCCCGCCGGGTGAATTCGGCGCCGACGTCGCCATCGGCAGCGCCCAGCGCTTTGGCGTGCCCCTGGGCTTCGGTGGCCCACACGCGGCCTATTTCTCCACCAAGGACGCTTTCAAGCGCGACATGCCGGGCCGTCTGGTCGGCGTTTCCGTGGACCGTTTCGGCAAGCCGGCCCTGCGCCTGGCGATGCAGACCCGCGAACAACACATCCGCCGCGAGAAAGCCACGAGCAACATCTGCACCGCCCAGGTGCTGCTGGCCAACATCGCCAGCATGTACGCCGTGTACCACGGTCCCAAGGGCCTGGTGCAAATTGCCAATCGCATCCACCACCTGACCGCAATCCTCGCCAAAGGCCTGGGCGCGCTAGAGCTGAGCGTTGAGCAAGAGAGCTTCTTCGACACCCTGACCTTGCGCACCGGCGCGCAAACCGCAGCCCTGCACGACAAGGCCCGCGCACAGCGCATCAACCTGCGCGTGGTGGACGCGCAGCGCCTGGGCCTGTCCCTGGACGAAACCACCAGCCAGGCGGATGTCGAAGCACTGTGGAACCTGTTGGCCGACGGCAAGGCCCTGCCGGACTTCGCCGCACTGGCCGCCAGCGTGCAAAGCCGCATCCCGGCCGAGCTGGTGCGCCAATCGGCGATCCTCAGCCACCCAGTGTTCAACCGCTACCATTCCGAAACCGAGCTGATGCGCTACCTGCGCAAGCTCGCCGACAAGGACCTGGCCCTGGATCGCACCATGATCCCCCTGGGTTCCTGCACCATGAAACTCAACGCCGCCAGCGAGATGATCCCGGTGACCTGGGCCGAGTTCGGCGCCCTGCATCCGTTCGCCCCGGCCGAGCAGAGTGCCGGTTACCAGCAACTGACCGATGAACTGGAAGCCATGCTGTGCGCCGCCACCGGTTACGACGCGGTGTCGCTGCAACCCAACGCCGGTTCCCAGGGTGAGTACGCCGGCCTGCTGGCGATCCGGGCCTATCACCAGAGCCGTGGCGAAGAGCGCCGCGACATCTGCCTGATCCCATCCTCGGCCCACGGCACCAACCCGGCCACTGCCAACATGGCGGGCATGCGCGTGGTGGTCACCGCGTGCGATGCCCGTGGCAACGTCGACATCGAAGACCTGCGCGCCAAGGCCATCGAACACCGCGAACACCTGGCCGCGCTGATGATCACGTACCCGTCCACCCACGGCGTGTTCGAGGAAGGCATCCGCGAAATCTGCGGCATCATCCATGACAACGGCGGCCAGGTGTACATCGACGGCGCCAACATGAACGCCATGGTCGGCCTTTGTGCACCGGGCAAGTTCGGTGGCGACGTGTCGCACCTCAACCTGCACAAGACCTTCTGTATTCCTCACGGCGGTGGCGGCCCAGGTGTCGGCCCGATCGGCGTCAAGTCGCACCTGGCGCCGTTCCTGCCGGGCCACGCGAACATGGACCGCAAGGAAGGCGCGGTGTGCGCGGCGCCGTTCGGCAGCGCGAGCATCCTGCCGATCACCTGGATGTACATTCGCATGATGGGTGGCGCCGGCCTCAAGCGCGCTTCGCAGCTGGCGATCCTCAACGCCAACTACATTGCCCGCCGCCTGGAAGAGCACTACCCGGTGCTCTACACCGGCAGCAACGGCCTGGTGGCCCACGAATGCATCCTCGACCTGCGCCCGCTCAAGGACAGCAGCGGCATCAGCGTCGATGACGTGGCCAAGCGCCTGATCGACTTCGGCTTCCACGCCCCGACCATGTCGTTCCCGGTGGCCGGCACGCTGATGATCGAACCGACCGAAAGCGAATCCAAGGAAGAGCTGGACCGCTTCTGCGACGCCATGATCTGCATCCGCGAAGAAATCCGCGCCGTGGAAAATGGCAGCCTGGACAAGGACGACAACCCGCTGAAGAACGCCCCGCACACCGCGGCGGAGCTGGTCGGCGAGTGGACCCACCCCTACAGCCGCGAGCAAGCGGTGTACCCGGTGGCCTCGTTGATCGAAGGCAAATACTGGCCGCCCGTGGGCCGGGTCGACAACGTGTTCGGCGACCGCAACCTGGTGTGCGCTTGCCCGTCGATCGAAAGCTACGCTTAAGAAGCAGCGACAAGTGACAAGCCGCAAGCTGCAAGTAAGAGCCACTCGGCTTTTAACTTGCAGCCTGTAGCTTGAAGCTCGTAGCTGCTCCCCCAGGAGCCCCCTATGTCGTTAAGCGTGTTCGACCTGTTCAAGA contains:
- a CDS encoding glycine cleavage system protein H (part of multienzyme complex composed of H, L, P, and T proteins which catalyzes oxidation of glycine to yield carbon dioxide, ammonia, 5,10-CH2-H4folate and a reduced pyridine nucleotide; protein H is involved in transfer of methylamine group from the P to T protein; covalently bound to a lipoyl cofactor), which encodes MSELRFTEDHEWLRTEADGSVTVGITAFAQNALGDVVYVQLPELQTYAKGAEASTVESVKAASGVYMPLDGDVLEVNPALESNPELVNEDPLGEGWFFRFTPANPAEVGQLLDQDAYDRLIKANAQA
- a CDS encoding glycine dehydrogenase (acts in conjunction with GvcH to form H-protein-S-aminomethyldihydrolipoyllysine from glycine) encodes the protein MTVNLGTANEFIARHIGPRASDEQAMLERLGYDSLQALSASVIPESIKGTSVLDMGDGQSEADALASIKAIASKNQLFKTYIGQGYYNCHTPAPILRNLLENPAWYTAYTPYQPEISQGRLEALLNFQTLISDLTGLPIANASLLDEATAAAEAMTFCKRLSKNKGSNAFFASVHSHPQTLDVLRTRAEPLGIDVVVGDERELSDTSQFFGALLQYPASNGDVFDYRALTERFHASNALVAVAADLLALTLLTPPGEFGADVAIGSAQRFGVPLGFGGPHAAYFSTKDAFKRDMPGRLVGVSVDRFGKPALRLAMQTREQHIRREKATSNICTAQVLLANIASMYAVYHGPKGLVQIANRIHHLTAILAKGLGALELSVEQESFFDTLTLRTGAQTAALHDKARAQRINLRVVDAQRLGLSLDETTSQADVEALWNLLADGKALPDFAALAASVQSRIPAELVRQSAILSHPVFNRYHSETELMRYLRKLADKDLALDRTMIPLGSCTMKLNAASEMIPVTWAEFGALHPFAPAEQSAGYQQLTDELEAMLCAATGYDAVSLQPNAGSQGEYAGLLAIRAYHQSRGEERRDICLIPSSAHGTNPATANMAGMRVVVTACDARGNVDIEDLRAKAIEHREHLAALMITYPSTHGVFEEGIREICGIIHDNGGQVYIDGANMNAMVGLCAPGKFGGDVSHLNLHKTFCIPHGGGGPGVGPIGVKSHLAPFLPGHANMDRKEGAVCAAPFGSASILPITWMYIRMMGGAGLKRASQLAILNANYIARRLEEHYPVLYTGSNGLVAHECILDLRPLKDSSGISVDDVAKRLIDFGFHAPTMSFPVAGTLMIEPTESESKEELDRFCDAMICIREEIRAVENGSLDKDDNPLKNAPHTAAELVGEWTHPYSREQAVYPVASLIEGKYWPPVGRVDNVFGDRNLVCACPSIESYA